One Oryza sativa Japonica Group chromosome 8, ASM3414082v1 DNA window includes the following coding sequences:
- the LOC4345463 gene encoding endoglucanase 20 precursor: MAAGMVATMVLLTCLAAGGLVVGAEEDGGGGGLGRLGSPDYGDALAKAILFFEGQRSGRLPANQRATWRGDSALTDGREENVNLTGGYYDAGDNVKFGYPMAFTVTLLGWSAVEYGAAVAAAGELGNLRAAIRWGADFLLRAHASPTTLYTQVGDGNADHQCWERPEDMDTPRTLYKITADSPGSEAAAEASAALAAAYVALKDDGDTAFSSRLLAASRSLFDFANNYRGSFQSSCPFYCSYSGFQDELLWASAWLFKATRDAKYLDFLTNNQGSSNPVNEFSWDNKYAGAQMLAAQEYLGGRTQLARYKDNLDSFVCALMPNSGNVQIRTTPGGLLFTRDSVNLQYTTTATLVLSIYSKVLKSSGSRGVRCSAATFSPNQISSFATSQVDYILGKNPLGMSYMVGFSTKFPRRIHHRGSSIPSIKVLSRKVTCKEGFSSWLPTSDPNPNIHVGAIVGGPDGNDQFSDNRGDSSHSEPATYINAAFVGACAAAMGQKQVVKLEEPADNLESMVSTY, encoded by the exons ATGGCTGCTGGCATGGTGGCGACAATGGTGCTACTGACGTGCCTTGCTGCAGGAGGGCTGGTCGTCGGAGCTGAGgaagacggtggcggcggcggtcttggCCGGCTGGGGTCGCCGGACTACGGCGACGCGCTGGCGAAGGCCATCCTGTTCTTCGAGGGACAGCGGTCGGGGCGGCTGCCGGCGAACCAGCGAGCGACGTGGCGCGGGGACTCGGCGCTCACCGATGGCCGTGAAGAAAAC GTGAACCTGACCGGCGGCTACTACGACGCCGGCGACAACGTCAAGTTCGGGTACCCGATGGCGTTCACGGTGACCCTGCTGGGCTGGAGCGCCGTCGAgtacggcgccgccgtcgcggcggcgggggagctcGGCAACCTCCGGGCGGCGATCCGGTGGGGCGCCGacttcctcctccgcgcccacgcctcgccGACGACGCTCTACACCCAGGTCGGCGACGGCAACGCCGACCACCAGTGCTGGGAGCGGCCGGAGGACATGGACACGCCCAGGACGCTCTACAAGATCACCGCCGACTCGCCGGGgtccgaggccgccgccgaggcctcggcggcgctcgccgccgcgtacGTCGCGCTCAAGGACGACGGTGACACCGCCTTCTCGTCGCGGCTCCTGGCCGCGTCAAGATCG CTGTTCGATTTCGCCAACAACTACAGGGGATCATTCCAGTCCTCCTGCCCCTTCTACTGCTCCTACTCTGGATTTcag gATGAGCTCCTCTGGGCCTCAGCGTGGCTCTTCAAGGCGACGCGAGACGCCAAGTACCTCGACTTCCTGACAAACAACCAAGGATCCAGCAACCCTGTCAATGAGTTCAGCTGGGACAACAAGTATGCCGGAGCACAGATGCTTGCAGCACAG GAGTACTTGGGAGGGAGAACACAGCTAGCAAGGTACAAGGATAACTTGGATTCCTTTGTATGTGCCCTCATGCCTAACAGTGGCAATGTGCAGATAAGGACCACTCCTG GCGGACTTCTGTTTACGCGCGATTCGGTCAATTTACAGTACACAACAACTGCGACCCTCGTTCTGTCCATCTACTCCAAGGTGCTCAAGTCTTCTGGCTCCAGGGGAGTTCGCTGTAGCGCTGCAACATTCTCTCCAAATCAGATCAGCTCATTTGCCACGTCTCAG GTGGATTACATCCTGGGGAAGAACCCTCTGGGCATGTCATACATGGTAGGGTTCAGCACAAAGTTTCCGAGGCGCATTCATCACCGTGGCTCGTCCATCCCGTCGATCAAAGTTCTCAGCAGGAAGGTCACCTGCAAGGAAGGGTTCTCATCATGGTTACCGACAAGCGACCCAAACCCTAACATCCATGTCGGAGCGATTGTCGGTGGACCAGATGGAAATGATCAGTTCAGTGACAACAGGGGGGATTCATCACACTCTGAGCCAGCCACATACATCAATGCAGCCTTTGTGGGTGCCTGTGCTGCTGCAATGGGGCAGAAGCAGGTGGTGAAGCTGGAGGAGCCTGCGGACAACTTAGAATCAATGGTATCAACTTACTAG
- the LOC4345465 gene encoding disease resistance protein RGA5-like produces the protein MPTNSENKAEPQVHYSEYEHEHPHKLCSSALLSRQTDLSKMAEVLASGATGLITSLLGKLASLLDDEYTLLREVRGDVEFLQAELSGMDDLLVRLVEMEKNGHGTKKWRVKLRELAYEVEDGIDSFTHRLGSARDRAGFVRGFMKQLNLMVRHQVARQIQELRDQIEVECARQMRYTQLGGGGSSSIDAAVADQIDCRVKALYVDPDHQLVGMDGPVASIVELLTMEEDESSARQLRIVSIFGPGGLGKTTLANQVHRKIKGQFDYAALVSVSQRPIRDILTKIAPSVIPTDSSSSLDTCQLIEIVKDFLQDKRYLIVFDDIWSTKMWENLMSVLPRNNKKSRVITTTRMSNVASSRSPRSNGHIYEMESLNDADSKELFSKIIFDHKGKCPKALDEIADEILKKCGGIPLAIITLASLLAKKPKTRKEWKRVKSSIGNACELEGMRQTLSLSFYDLSYDLRNCFLSFSSFPEDYEIDRERLVLRWIAEGFISGKEQQELMEEEGNNYFNELVNRSLIQPIDIQYNGSARACRVHDLMLELIVSLSKEENFITTLNGPECLPMPSKIRWLSLHSNENEVMQVVTNNRRHVRSVSFFPPVAQLPPFVEFQAMRVFDVKGCQFGEHKKMKNMESLIQLKYLNLAYTNVTELPKEIGEVHFLETLDVRNCQIQSLPPSLCQLQKLVRLFVSLGVTLPDKIGKMQALEELSHVAILCNSLNFVKALGELTKLRVFRVDCRYSWLNGKKQAPRQSVSTHEDVLLSSLQNLLKKKNLRSLEIDLTNGSSLVFSLMNPYCPLPQLEELVISNSISRVPRSMRSLKDVIHLEIKLDRMEEEDLHIIRDMSHSLLFLKIHLEITPEERLIIDSEGFECLKQFEFCCVGMGLKFVQGAMPDLEKLDLDIGVRKTMSKYGGFDFGIKNLEALKHVGVKLDCQYAENREIQSAEATIRSGVLPRRIMPQIQRIGVNR, from the exons ATGCCTACAAATAGCGAAAACAAAGCGGAACCACAAGTCCACTACTCTGAGTACGAGCACGAGCACCCCCACAAGCTTTGTAGCTCTGCTCTGCTCAGTAGGCAAACAGATCTCAGCAAGATGGCCGAGGTGCTGGCGAGTGGTGCTACCGGGTTGATCACATCACTCCTGGGCAAGCTCGCCAGCCTGCTCGATGACGAGTACACCCTGCTCCGCGAGGTGCGCGGCGACGTGGAGTTCCTCCAGGCCGAGCTGAGCGGCATGGACGACTTGCTGGTACGGCTTGTGGAGATGGAGAAGAATGGACACGGCACCAAGAAGTGGAGGGTGAAGCTGCGCGAGCTCGCCTACGAAGTCGAGGACGGCATCGATTCCTTCACACACCGCCTTGGCTCTGCCCGTGACAGGGCAGGGTTCGTGCGGGGTTTCATGAAGCAGCTGAATCTGATGGTGCGCCACCAGGTCGCCAGGCAGATCCAAGAACTCAGGGACCAAATCGAAGTCGAGTGCGCACGGCAGATGAGGTACACCCagcttggtggtggtggctcatCATCCATTGACGCCGCCGTAGCTGACCAAATCGACTGCCGCGTGAAGGCGCTGTATGTGGATCCGGACCATCAGCTTGTGGGGATGGATGGTCCGGTGGCGAGCATCGTCGAGCTGCTGACCATGGAAGAAGACGAGTCGTCGGCAAGGCAGCTCCGGATCGTGTCCATCTTTGGCCCTGGAGGTCTAGGCAAGACTACTCTTGCCAATCAGGTGCACCGCAAAATCAAAGGCCAATTTGACTATGCTGCTCTGGTGTCTGTGTCTCAAAGGCCAATCAGGGACATTTTGACCAAGATTGCTCCTTCAGTCATCCCAActgacagcagcagcagtttaGATACATGCCAACTCATCGAAATCGTCAAAGATTTTCTTCAAGACAAGAG GTACCTCATTGTTTTTGATGATATCTGGAGTACAAAAATGTGGGAGAATCTGATGTCAGTTCTACCTAGAAACAACAAGAAAAGCAGAGTAATTACTACAACTCGCATGTCCAATGTTGCGAGCTCACGTTCTCCCCGGTCCAATGGTCATATCTATGAAATGGAATCTTTAAATGATGCTGACTCCAAAGAGTTATTTTCTAAAATCATTTTTGACCACAAGGGTAAATGTCCAAAGGCATTGGACGAAATAGCCGATGAAATTTTGAAAAAGTGTGGTGGCATACCGTTGGCCATAATTACGTTAGCTAGTTTGCTTGCTAAAAAACCAAAAACAAGGAAAGAGTGGAAGAGAGTGAAAAGTTCTATTGGCAATGCATGTGAACTAGAAGGGATGAGACAGACATTATCCCTTAGCTTTTATGACCTGTCTTATGATCTTAGAAACTGTTTCCTATCATTTAGCTCCTTCCCAGAGGATTATGAAATTGATAGAGAGAGATTGGTACTGAGATGGATTGCTGAAGGATTCATTTCGGGGAAAGAACAACAGGAATTAATGGAGGAAGAAGGAAACAACTACTTTAATGAGCTAGTTAATAGGAGTCTGATTCAGCCAATTGATATTCAATATAATGGTTCTGCACGAGCTTGTCGAGTCCATGATCTGATGCTTGAGCTTATAGTGTCCCTGTCAAAAGAAGAGAATTTTATCACTACATTGAATGGACCGGAGTGTCTACCTATGCCGAGCAAAATTCGATGGTTATCTCTCCATTCCAACGAAAATGAAGTAATGCAGGTGGTCACAAATAATCGTCGCCATGTTCGGTCTGTGAGTTTCTTCCCGCCTGTTGCACAGTTGCCTCCTTTTGTTGAATTCCAAGCTATGCGGGTTTTTGATGTAAAAGGCTGTCAGTTTGGGGAgcacaaaaaaatgaaaaacatgGAAAGTTTAATTCAGTTGAAGTATCTGAATTTGGCATATACCAATGTGACAGAACTTCCAAAAGAAATTGGGGAGGTTCATTTCTTAGAGACTCTTGATGTTAGAAATTGTCAAATACAAAGTTTACCACCATCATTATGCCAATTGCAGAAGTTGGTGCGACTTTTTGTCAGCCTTGGAGTCACATTGCCAGATAAGATTGGGAAGATGCAAGCATTGGAGGAGCTATCACATGTTGCCATCTTATGCAACTCTTTGAATTTTGTGAAGGCACTAGGGGAGCTGACCAAACTGAGAGTGTTCCGAGTAGATTGCCGGTATTCATGGCTTAACGGGAAGAAACAAGCCCCAAGGCAATCAGTCAGCACGCATGAAGATGTTTTGTTGTCATCTCTgcaaaatttgttaaaaaagaAGAATCTTCGATCACTAGAGATCGACCTTACAAATGGTTCTTCCTTGGTGTTTTCATTGATGAATCCATACTGTCCTCTTCCCCAACTCGAAGAACTTGTCATTTCCAATTCCATTTCCAGAGTTCCAAGGAGCATGAGATCGCTGAAGGACGTTATCCATTTGGAAATCAAGCTTGATAGGATGGAAGAAGAAGATCTCCATATCATCAGAGACATGTCTCATTCACTGCTTTTTCTAAAAATCCACTTGGAAATAACCCCAGAAGAGAGGCTTATCATTGACTCCGAGGGATTTGAGTGTCTGAAGCAATTTGAGTTTTGCTGTGTTGGAATGGGGCTGAAATTTGTGCAAGGGGCTATGCCAGATCTCGAGAAGCTTGATCTTGATATTGGGGTTCGAAAGACCATGTCCAAGTATGGCGGTTTCGACTTTGGCATCAAGAATCTTGAAGCACTCAAACATGTTGGTGTCAAACTTGATTGTCAATATGCTGAAAATCGGGAGATCCAGTCTGCAGAGGCTACTATCAGGAGTGGAGTCCTTCCAAGACGTATAATGCCACAAATTCAAAGGATTG GTGTGAACAGATGA
- the LOC4345464 gene encoding uncharacterized LOC4345464, whose protein sequence is MLSTAAPSSTSLVASFPSRARRRGLPGRRGVVVAAAGAGPGAGAAERFAASSSSITDYLRYRRPGSAGGGGGTGVCGGELQTAVVRYEKRLPWSLIHPFLHVDLVSTVHIADKEYFDRLQQALQDYDCVLYEMVTSRENLNNRKDPTFAKKLKSSRRGFSILGFIQKQMANILSLDYQLDCLDYGSEKWQHADLDFETFKQLQSERGESLFTFAVDMTLKSTKALVQPTLPDGLDFWRSKLLWASRVLPMPLVGLFLISGLCLPIDDQGGYPELEALSRLDFGAALKIFLAKQLTSDFTSMTSPIEEKSVIIGERNRVATEKIQEAINHGYKRIAVLYGGGHMPDLGRRLREELNMVPADVQWVTAWSIRSRELDRESLPFLKTMAEVSGWPLNRYETLALLIFSSVLAVDLWFWELLVGTAVNWASLAGSWIEQFNGPF, encoded by the exons ATGCTCTCCACGGCGGCGCCATCCTCAACCTCCCTCGTCGCCTCGTTCCCGtcacgcgcgcgccggcggggGCTCCCGGGCCGACGCGGCGTGGTCGTCGCGGCCGCGGGGGCGGggccgggggcgggggcggcggagagGTTCGCGGCAAGCAGCAGCTCCATCACCGACTACCTGCGGTACCGCCGCCCGGGGTCCGccgggggaggtgggggaaCCGGGGTGTGCGGCGGGGAGCTGCAGACGGCGGTGGTGCGGTACGAGAAGCGGCTCCCGTGGTCGCTCATCCACCCCTTCCTCCAT GTTGATTTGGTTTCTACTGTCCACATTGCTGACAAAGA ATACTTCGATAGACTCCAGCAAGCACTTCAAGATTATGATTGTGTTCTTTATGAAATGGTTACAAGTCGGGAGAACTTAAACAATCGCAAGGACCCAACCTTTGCGAAGAAGCTGAAATCTTCACGTAGGGGATTCAGTATTCTTGGCTTCATACAGAAGCAAATGGCAAACATCCTTTCATTGGATTACCAGCTAGATTGCCTTGACTATGGCAGTGAAAAATGGCAACATGCTGACCTTGATTTTGAGACATTCAAGCAGCTTCAG AGTGAAAGAGGTGAAAGTCTTTTCACGTTTGCGGTAGACATGACACTGAAATCAACTAAAGCCTTGGTACAACCAACATTGCCTGATGGTCTTGACTTCTGGAGGTCTAAGCTGCTTTGGGCCTCACGTGTTCTACCAATGCCTCTTGTTGGACTGTTCCTTATCAGTGGGCTTTGCTTACCAATCGACGATCAAGGTGGATATCCTGAGCTTGAAGCATTGTCCAGGCTAGATTTTGGAGCTGCACTGAAGATTTTTCTGGCTAAGCAATTGACCTCCGA TTTCACATCTATGACCTCACCCATTGAGGAAAAGTCAGTTATCATTGGGGAAAGGAATAGAGTTGCTACTGAGAAGATACAGGAAGCAATAAACCATGGGTACAAGAGAATAGCTGTCCTTTATGGAGGTGGGCATATGCCGGACCTGGGAAGACGTCTTCGTGAAGAGCTCAATATGGTCCCAGCTGACGTCCAGTGGGTGACAGCATGGTCAATTAGAAGCCGGGAGCTAGACAGGGAATCTCTTCCATTCCTGAAGACCATGGCTGAAGTCTCAGGGTGGCCTTTGAATAGATACGAGACACTTGCTCTGCTTATCTTTTCTTCAGTTCTCGCAGTGGATCTTTGGTTCTGGGAGCTTCTTGTGGGTACTGCCGTGAACTGGGCATCTTTGGCTGGCTCATGGATTGAACAATTTAATGGTCCATTTTGA